In Paenibacillus protaetiae, the genomic stretch GCTGCTCCGAAATACAGCCAAAGCAACCGGCGTTGCAGGAGTACGATACCGGAACGCCGCCTTCCCACCGCTGCAGGAACGTATTCGAGGAGGTCAGGCATTCGTAGCCAAGCGCACAGTTGGACAAATGTTTATACAGCCGGTTCTCCGGATATTTGTTCAAAAGCCGTTCTACTTGCAGCCGGACTTCATTGCGGTCGCAGTTCAGCGGATCCCATTTGTCCGGGTTGTCGCTTTGTTCCGCCGCCACATAAAACCGGCCGTCTTTCCAAACTACCGAAGTGTAGCCAAACAGCGGGAATTTTTCATTTTTATCCGTTTTGACGTAACTTGGCAAAGCAAGCCGGGTAAAGCCTTGCGGCAGCAAAGCGCCAACCGCCTGCACATTGCCCGGGAGCACTTGCATCTCGCCGGTGTCCGGATTCAGGCCAACCGGCCGCGTATGCGGCAATCCGACCAGCGTTGCACCGCTCGGAAGCGGTATAAGCTCCTCATCCATCAGTTCGATAATCATGTCGCCGCTCCGGCCAAGGGCGATCATATCGGGATGATCAAATACGTTGCCGTTTTCGTCGGCATATACGAGGTTCATGCTGCTTGTTCTCCTTCCAATACGGCGCCTGTCCGCATTATTTCGTGCGAGGAGCCGTACGCCGCCCTTGGGTTCCGCTGCTGCTGCTGCTTCGAACCGCTGGACGTTCTGTTTTTTGTTCTTCCGATGTGTCAAGTGACATCAAAAATTCCTGATTATCTTTTGTTTCTTTCATTTTCTTCAAAAATCCGTCAACAAATTCAATCGAGTCGTTCATGCTTTTGCGAACGGCCCATAGTTTATCCAGCTCTTCTTTGGTCAGCAGCATCTCTTCCCGGCGCGTGCCGGATCTGCGGATATCAATCGAAGGGAATATACGGCGTTCCGCCAGCTTGCGGTCCAAATGAAGCTCCATATTGCCCGTGCCTTTAAATTCTTCATAAATAATGTCATCCATCCGCGAACCCGTCTCAATAAGCGCAGTAGCCAGAATGGTCAAGCTGCCGCCTTCCTCTACGTTGCGGGCTGCGCCAAAAAAGCGCTTCGGACGATGAAATGCCGCCGGATCGATACCGCCGCTAAGCGTACGTCCCGATGCCGGTACGACCAGGTTGTAGGCTCTTGCCAAACGTGTAATGCTGTCGAGCAGAATAACGACATCCTTCTTATGCTCCACAAGGCGCAAAGCGCGCTCCAGCACAAGTTCGGCCACTTTGATATGATTTTCCGGCAGCTCGTCAAAAGTGGAAGCCACCACTTCGCCTTTTACCGAACGCTGCATATCCGTTACTTCCTCCGGACGTTCGTCAATAAGCAGCACAAACAGCTCAATATCCGGGTTATTCGTCGAAATGCTGTTGGCGATTTCTTTGAGAAGCAATGTTTTGCCCGCTTTAGGCGGTGCAACGATAAGCCCGCGTTGTCCTAACCCTACCGGGGCCAGCAAATCCATAATTCTCGTGGAAAGTTTGGAAGAAGCCGTTTCAAGTACAAGTTTCTTTTGCGGATATAGAGGAGTTAATGCGGGAAAATGTAACCGTTCTGCAGCTAAATCAGGATTGGTGCCGTTAACCGCGTTTACTTGCAGCAAGCCGAAATATTTTTCATTTTCTTTCGGGGCACGGCATTTGCCGGAAACAAGATCGCCTGTACGCAAATCAAATCGCCTGATTTGGGAAGCGGAAATATAAATGTCCTCTTTGCTCGGCAAATAGTTGATAGGCCTCAGGAATCCAAATCCTTCCGGAAGAATGTCCAGCACGCCTTCCATAAACATAAGGCCGCCTTGCTCAGCCTGGGCTCGCAAAATAGCAAAAATCAGTTCTTTTTTCTTCAATTGACCGTAATAAGGGATCTGGTGCTGCTTCGCCAGCTTATACAATTCGGTCAACTTCATCTCTTCCAGATCACTGATCTGAAGATCCGTCATGTTCTCACCACTTTATTCAGTTTTCAAAGCTAATCGATTCATTCATTGTCAACAGCTTTGCCGGAATTGGCGCCGCCTATTCGTCCATAGACGGCGCTGCCGGCGCATAAATGTTACCCTTCGCGCCAAACCTCGGCTCCGAGCAGCTGCAAGTTTTCGACCAAATTATCGTAACCGCGGTCGATATATTCGACGCCGCTCACTTCGGTAACGCCTTCTTTCACTGTAAGGCCCGCTACAACAAGCGCAGCTCCGGCTCTTAAGTCGGATGCGCGTACCGCCGCCGCGTTCAGCCGGCTGCCTTCCACAATAGCGGAACGGCCTTCCACGCGAATGTTGGCGCCCATGCGCACAAGCTCCGGCACATGCTTAAACCGGTTGCTGTATACATAATCGGTCAAAATGCTGACGCCGTTTGCTTGAGTAAGCAGGCTCGTCATCGGCGATTGCAGATCCGTCGCAAAACCCGGATAAACAAGCGCCTTTACGTCGATTGCCGAATATTCCGGCCGGCCGATAATCCGAATCGCCTCATCCAGCTCCTCGACATGGACACCCATCTCGATCAGCTTGGCGGTCATGGCCTCCATATGCTTCGGAATGACATTGTCAATCAGCACGTTGCCGCGGGTAGCCGCTGCTGCGATCATATATGTGCCTGCCTGAATCCGGTCCGGAATAATGGAATGGCGGCAGCCATGCAGGCTGTCGACGCCTTCAATCCGGATCGTCTCGGTACCGGCGCCTTTAATTTTTGCTCCCATTGCATTAAGAAGTGTCGCTACATCTATGATTTCAGGCTCTTTTGCCGCATTTTCAATAATTGTGGAGCCTTTGGCTCTGGAAGCCGCCAGCATAATGTTAATCGTTGCGCCTACACTGACAACGTCCAAATAAATTTTGGCGCCGCGCAGCTGCTTGGCAGAAATATGAATGGACCCATGGTCGTTCTTGACCGTAGCGCCAAGCGCTTCAAATCCTTTAATATGCTGATCAATCGGACGCGGTTCAAAATTACAGCCGCCGGGCATGCCGATGGTCGCTTCACCGAAACGTCCAAGCATAGCGCCCATTAAATAGTAGGAAGCGCGAAGCAGCTTCACTTTGCCGTTAGGCATTGGCCTTGACTGCAGGTCGGACGGGTCGATGCGCATGACATCTCCATCCCATTTGACGACTGCTCCAAGCTCTTGCAAAATCTCGCTGTAGACCGCCACATCGCTTAGATGAGGCAAATTATCGAGCACAACTTCCGACTCCGCCAATAACGCAGCCGGAACGAGCGCAACCGCGCTGTTTTTGGCACCGCTGATTTGAACGGTCCCCTGCAAAGGCCGTCCGCCTCGAATCATCAATTTCTCCATCAGTATATATCCTCTCGTGTTTTGGAAGAGAAGATAGGAAAAACCGCCGCGGCGATCAGGCTTGGCCCGTTCGCCGGCAAGTGGCGGTTTGCTATCCTGCGCTCCGTATGTTACGCCTGGTTGCTGCTTCCGAACAGACGGATTTTTTCTTGAACGACCGCTTTCATCGCTTCGCGTGCCGGAACCATATATTTACGGGGATCGTAAACATTGCTGTCCGCCGAAAGTATTTCGCGAATCGCATTCGTGCAAGCGACCTGATTCTCCGTGTTCACGTTGATTTTGCCTACGCCTGCTGCAATGGACAGGCGAATCGCTTCGTCAGGAACGCCGGAGCCGCCGTGAAGAACAACCGGTACCGGAATAGCATCCGTTACTTTTTGAATAATGTCATAATGGATTTTGGGCTCGCCTTTATACATGCCGTGAGCTGTGCCTACTGCGATAGCAAGACAGTCTACACCGGTTTCTTCATAGAAACGGATAGCTTCTTCCGGTTTCGCCAGAGCCGCATGCTCCTCATCCACACTAATATCATCTTCTACGCCACCGATCGTACCGAGCTCGCCTTCAACCGATACGCCCATTGCATGTGCCGCTTTAACCACTTGTTTCGTAATCGCAATGTTCTCTTCGAGACTGTAATGCGATCCGTCAAACATAACGGAAGAAAAGCCGGCACGAATACATTTCATCGCCATTTCATAGCTGCTGCCGTGATCCAAATGCAACGCAATCGGAAGCCCGGATTGTTTAGCCGCCGCTTCGGCAATTGCAACCGTATATTCGATACCCATGTACTTCAAAGCGCCTTCGCTGACACCAAAAATAAACGGCGATTTCTCTGCAATAGCCGCTTCTGTGATCGCTTGAGCAAATTCCAGGTTGTTCATGTTGAACTGGCCCACTGCAAATTTACCTGCTTTGGCTTTTGGCAAAAACTCATTCATAGATACGAGTGGCATAGTTGGTCCCCCTAGTAATCTTAAATATCAAGCCTGTCTCGGACTTGTCATTCTGAGTCATTATACCACATCGGTCCATACAATGGTAAAGCTGTTTTACCCGTTCCAAATGCAGTGCGGGCAGGCCTTAAGGAGCTTTTGTGAAAAGGAAACTATGCCCGAAATTATACCTTGCTTCCGTTCTTCAGCAGGCGGTTATGAGCCAATTCTAACGAAAGACTAACGATCCTCATAATCAAAAAAGCGGGGTCCTTCAGGACCCCACTGCAAAGCGATTATTCGAGCTGTCTCCGCCAAGCTGCATATTTACGGCAATACGCATCTCGTCAATATCGAACGGTTTTGTAAAATGCATCAAAGCGCCTAAATCCGTCGCTTCTTTGATCATATCCAGCTCGCCGTAAGCCGTCATCATAATGACTTTGATATCACGGTTGATCGCTTTGATATGCTTCAAAATCTCCAATCCGTCCATTCCCGGGATTTTCATGTCAAGCAAGACGAGGTCCGGAGAATGCTCCTTGACGATCTCGAGCGCAAGCCTGCCATTTGCTGCTTGAAAAGTATTGTACCCTTCGCTGCTGAACACTTCCATCAACAGCACGCGGATCCCGTTCTGATCGTCAACAATCAAAACTTTTTTCTTATCCAACAGTTCATACCTCCCGAGAACCGGCCCGGCCATATGTGCGCAGGCCCGCTTCTTCCATAATCATTTATTTATTCGCGAAAAGAGGGTTCGAATCCTTCTTCTTCCAAATAAAAAATGATAATCGAAAGAAATTCGTTTAAACGCCGGCGATGCTACTCGGATAAAGTAAGCGCCGCGCGGACAAAACCACGGAACAGCGACTGCGGACGGTTCGGACGCGATGTAAACTCCGGATGGAATTGAACGGCAAGGAACCAAGGATGTTCCGGAAGCTCAACCATCTCGACAAGACGTCCATCCGGGCTTGTACCGGAAATGCGAAGGCCGGCTTTTTCCACTTGCTCGCGGTATTCGTTGTTGAACTCATACCGATGGCGATGGCGTTCGTACACCAGCTCGCTGCCGTATTCGGTAGCAGCCAGCGAACCCGGTACGAGCTTGCACGGGTACAGGCCAAGGCGCATCGTGCCGCCCAAGTCTTCGATGTCCTTCTGCTCCGGAAGCAGGTCGATCACCGGATACGGCGTCGACGGGTTAATTTCCGAACTGTTGGCGTTGCCCAGGCCAACGACGTTGCGGGCGTATTCGATAACGGCAACCTGCATGCCAAGGCAAATGCCGAAGAACGGAATTTTGTTCTCGCGGGCATAACGGATCGCCGATACTTTGCCTTCGATACCGCGGTCGCCGAAGCCGCCCGGAACAAGCACGCCTTGCACGCCTTGCAGCATTTCGCTTACGTTGTCGTCCGTCAGCTCTTCCGCGTTCACCCAGCGGATCTGAATATCGGTATCATTGTCGATGCCGGCAT encodes the following:
- the rho gene encoding transcription termination factor Rho: MTDLQISDLEEMKLTELYKLAKQHQIPYYGQLKKKELIFAILRAQAEQGGLMFMEGVLDILPEGFGFLRPINYLPSKEDIYISASQIRRFDLRTGDLVSGKCRAPKENEKYFGLLQVNAVNGTNPDLAAERLHFPALTPLYPQKKLVLETASSKLSTRIMDLLAPVGLGQRGLIVAPPKAGKTLLLKEIANSISTNNPDIELFVLLIDERPEEVTDMQRSVKGEVVASTFDELPENHIKVAELVLERALRLVEHKKDVVILLDSITRLARAYNLVVPASGRTLSGGIDPAAFHRPKRFFGAARNVEEGGSLTILATALIETGSRMDDIIYEEFKGTGNMELHLDRKLAERRIFPSIDIRRSGTRREEMLLTKEELDKLWAVRKSMNDSIEFVDGFLKKMKETKDNQEFLMSLDTSEEQKTERPAVRSSSSSGTQGRRTAPRTK
- a CDS encoding UDP-N-acetylglucosamine 1-carboxyvinyltransferase is translated as MEKLMIRGGRPLQGTVQISGAKNSAVALVPAALLAESEVVLDNLPHLSDVAVYSEILQELGAVVKWDGDVMRIDPSDLQSRPMPNGKVKLLRASYYLMGAMLGRFGEATIGMPGGCNFEPRPIDQHIKGFEALGATVKNDHGSIHISAKQLRGAKIYLDVVSVGATINIMLAASRAKGSTIIENAAKEPEIIDVATLLNAMGAKIKGAGTETIRIEGVDSLHGCRHSIIPDRIQAGTYMIAAAATRGNVLIDNVIPKHMEAMTAKLIEMGVHVEELDEAIRIIGRPEYSAIDVKALVYPGFATDLQSPMTSLLTQANGVSILTDYVYSNRFKHVPELVRMGANIRVEGRSAIVEGSRLNAAAVRASDLRAGAALVVAGLTVKEGVTEVSGVEYIDRGYDNLVENLQLLGAEVWREG
- the fba gene encoding class II fructose-1,6-bisphosphate aldolase codes for the protein MPLVSMNEFLPKAKAGKFAVGQFNMNNLEFAQAITEAAIAEKSPFIFGVSEGALKYMGIEYTVAIAEAAAKQSGLPIALHLDHGSSYEMAMKCIRAGFSSVMFDGSHYSLEENIAITKQVVKAAHAMGVSVEGELGTIGGVEDDISVDEEHAALAKPEEAIRFYEETGVDCLAIAVGTAHGMYKGEPKIHYDIIQKVTDAIPVPVVLHGGSGVPDEAIRLSIAAGVGKINVNTENQVACTNAIREILSADSNVYDPRKYMVPAREAMKAVVQEKIRLFGSSNQA
- a CDS encoding response regulator, whose translation is MDKKKVLIVDDQNGIRVLLMEVFSSEGYNTFQAANGRLALEIVKEHSPDLVLLDMKIPGMDGLEILKHIKAINRDIKVIMMTAYGELDMIKEATDLGALMHFTKPFDIDEMRIAVNMQLGGDSSNNRFAVGS